A genomic region of Colletotrichum destructivum chromosome 1, complete sequence contains the following coding sequences:
- a CDS encoding Putative glutathione S-transferase, Thioredoxin-like superfamily, producing MAENPSAKRQRSSKDVPYELIYWPGLPGRGEHVRLLLEEAGAEYTDTAHIEGGVKTVLAQIDGKYLGDELNPPPLAPPILKHGDLVISQTPNILLYLGPRLGLAPKISGDDDGIYHVNALALTALDGLSNEAHDTHHPVATGLYYEDQKEESKRKARDYTTNRLPKFFGYFERVLKSKTSGEGPWLYGGSLTYADLVLFQCIDGLKFAFPNALKRLEGSGDYKGLFELYDAIKERPKIKEYFASDRRQKYSQGIYRHYPELDEE from the exons ATGGCCGAGAACCCCAGCGCGAAGCGTCAAAGATCCTCCAAGGACGTCCCTTACGAGCTCATCTACTGGCCCGGCCTACCCGGCCGAGGTGAGCACGTCCGGCTCCTCCTTGAGGAGGCCGGAGCCGAGTACACCGACACGGCGCACATCGAGGGCGGTGTCAAGACAGTGCTGGCCCAGATCGATGGAAAgtacctcggcgacgagctcaaCCCGCCCccgttggcgccgccgatccTTAAGcacggcgacctcgtcatcAGCCAGACGCCCAACATCCTGCTGTATCTCGGCCCCCGTCTGGGCCTCGCGCCCAAGATctccggcgacgacgacggtatCTACCACGTCAACGCGCTTGCGCTGACGGCGCTCGACGGCTTGAGCAACGAGGCGCACGACACGCACCACCCTGTCGCGACCGGGCTGTACTACGAGGACCAGAAGGAGGAGAGTAAGCGCAAGGCCAGGGATTACACCACCAACCGACTTCCCAAGTTCTTCGGCTACTTCGAGAGGGTCCTGAAGAGCAAGACCAGCGGCGAGGGACCTTGGCTCTACGGAGGATCGTTGACATATGCAGACTTAGTGCTGTTTCAG TGCATCGATGGCCTCAAGTTTGCCTTCCCCAACGCTCTCAAGCGCCTCGAGGGAAGTGGCGACTACAAGGGGCTCTTCGAGCTCTAtgacgccatcaaggagcGTCCAAAGATCAAGGAGTACTTCGCCAGCGACAGAAGACAGAAGTACTCCCAGGGCATCTACCGTCACTACCCTGAGTTGGATGAAGAGTGA